Proteins encoded within one genomic window of Streptomyces profundus:
- a CDS encoding MerR family transcriptional regulator: MESERLGIGELARASGLAVGTLRYYDGVGVLVPAWVDPHTGYRWYDPEQVDEARLLARLRLAGMPLADIRLALAGWSGTDPGLAPRLLGARLRRLERDMATARRQLSEVRTLISHRENPMTTPPENHATATLTLSATALAKALDTVRFAVGTDPELPSLHGVLLDGEGDELRLVATDRYRLAVATAAVTEGGGSRSVRALVPTPLVDAMRALLAEDARATLTLAQDDVSLNVGGRLASGATLEHEYPDYRRLIRLPAGRRCQVHAPSLSAAIASGRVREEPGDQDGARTAVTVLDIADDGVVRVADEATGGRIAVNREFLTEALAAAGREQLVLEVSGATAPLVVRLPSGDDHFSLLMPVRLSETV, from the coding sequence GTGGAGAGCGAACGACTCGGCATCGGTGAGCTGGCCAGAGCCAGCGGGCTGGCCGTCGGCACCCTGCGGTACTACGACGGTGTCGGCGTGCTGGTGCCCGCCTGGGTGGACCCGCACACCGGATACCGCTGGTACGACCCCGAACAGGTGGACGAGGCCCGGCTGTTGGCCCGACTCCGGCTGGCCGGCATGCCGCTGGCCGACATCCGGCTGGCGCTCGCCGGCTGGTCGGGGACCGATCCGGGCCTGGCGCCCCGGCTGCTGGGCGCGCGTCTGCGCCGCCTCGAACGGGACATGGCCACCGCCCGCCGGCAGCTCTCCGAGGTTCGGACACTGATCTCGCACCGGGAGAACCCCATGACCACACCACCTGAGAACCACGCCACCGCCACCCTGACGCTGTCGGCCACCGCACTCGCCAAGGCCCTGGACACGGTCCGGTTCGCCGTCGGAACCGACCCCGAGCTCCCCTCGCTGCATGGGGTGTTGCTGGATGGGGAGGGAGACGAACTGCGGCTGGTCGCGACCGACCGCTACCGGCTGGCGGTCGCCACGGCCGCCGTCACCGAGGGCGGGGGAAGCCGCTCCGTCCGGGCGTTGGTGCCGACGCCCCTGGTGGACGCCATGCGCGCACTGCTCGCCGAAGACGCGCGGGCCACCCTCACGCTGGCCCAGGACGATGTGTCACTGAACGTAGGCGGACGGCTGGCCTCGGGAGCCACCCTTGAGCACGAGTATCCGGACTACCGCCGGCTGATCAGGCTCCCCGCCGGGCGCCGATGCCAGGTGCACGCCCCCTCGCTCAGCGCCGCGATCGCCTCGGGCCGGGTGCGGGAGGAGCCCGGCGACCAGGACGGCGCCCGCACCGCGGTCACCGTGCTCGATATCGCCGACGACGGCGTGGTCCGCGTCGCGGACGAGGCCACGGGGGGACGGATCGCCGTCAACCGGGAGTTCCTCACCGAGGCGCTGGCCGCCGCCGGGCGCGAGCAGCTGGTGCTGGAGGTGTCGGGCGCCACCGCGCCCCTGGTCGTCCGCCTCCCGAGCGGCGACGACCACTTCTCGCTGCTGATGCCGGTGCGGCTGTCCGAGACCGTCTGA
- a CDS encoding endonuclease/exonuclease/phosphatase family protein: MRSTEPAARTQSRTQRPRGAAVLVGLAAGGLCVPLLAQPTSAAERETVRVHHIQGDTRISPLLGQSVEDVPGVVTGVRAFGSRGFWVQEPDEDGDPATSEGIFVYTGDAPSVAVGDEVLVSGTVDEYYPGGAERGGQSVTQLTGPEVTVVSSGNALPPPVELDASAIPERYAPEGDPAADGSIEGLRLAPDVYALDAFEAWEGMVVRLLDAPVVGPSTEYGELWVTLRPGDHPTPRGGTRYASYAASNPGRLKVESLIPFAERPFPEANVGDLLAGETVGPLDYDEFGGYTLAARELGTVADGGLTPERTRPQRRGELAIAAYNVENLNPGDPAEKFERLAEAVVTNLASPDILAVEEIQDDSGPADDGTVTATETLRLFTEAIVAAGGPRYAWRGVDPADGEDGGQPGGNIRAVLLFNPERVSFVDRPGGDATTATEVVTRGGVATLSHSPGRIAPADAAWTDSRKPLAGEFRFRGETVLVIANHFASKGGDQPLHGRFQPPNRGSETQRLAQARAVREFVREIDAADARRPANVVVLGDLNDFEFSAVTRELTADGLLVNALGTLPPSERYTYVYEGNSQVLDQTLVSPTVRRPELDIVHVNAEFADQASDHDPQVLRFRP; this comes from the coding sequence GTGAGATCGACCGAACCAGCCGCCCGCACCCAGTCGAGAACCCAACGGCCGCGTGGCGCGGCCGTGTTGGTCGGCCTGGCGGCCGGCGGGCTCTGTGTGCCGCTGCTGGCGCAGCCGACCTCGGCGGCCGAGCGGGAGACGGTGCGGGTGCACCACATCCAGGGCGACACCAGGATCTCGCCGCTGCTGGGGCAGTCGGTCGAGGACGTCCCCGGGGTGGTGACCGGGGTGCGCGCCTTCGGTTCGCGTGGCTTCTGGGTTCAGGAACCGGACGAGGACGGGGATCCGGCCACCAGCGAGGGGATCTTCGTCTACACGGGCGACGCGCCGTCGGTCGCGGTGGGCGACGAGGTGCTGGTCTCCGGCACCGTGGACGAGTACTACCCCGGCGGTGCGGAGCGGGGCGGCCAGTCGGTGACCCAGCTCACCGGGCCCGAGGTGACGGTGGTCTCGTCGGGGAACGCGCTGCCGCCGCCGGTGGAGTTGGACGCCTCGGCGATCCCCGAACGCTATGCCCCCGAGGGCGATCCGGCGGCGGACGGCAGCATCGAGGGACTGCGACTGGCCCCTGATGTCTACGCGCTGGACGCCTTTGAGGCGTGGGAGGGCATGGTGGTGCGTCTCCTGGACGCACCGGTGGTCGGCCCGAGCACGGAGTACGGCGAGCTGTGGGTGACGCTGCGCCCCGGTGACCATCCCACGCCGCGCGGCGGCACCCGCTACGCCTCCTACGCGGCGTCGAACCCGGGGCGGCTCAAGGTGGAGTCGCTTATCCCCTTCGCCGAACGGCCGTTCCCCGAAGCGAACGTGGGCGACCTGCTGGCGGGCGAGACGGTCGGCCCCCTGGACTACGACGAGTTCGGCGGATACACCCTCGCCGCCCGGGAGTTGGGCACCGTGGCCGACGGCGGGCTCACGCCGGAGCGCACCAGGCCGCAGCGGCGCGGCGAGTTGGCGATCGCCGCCTACAACGTGGAGAACCTCAACCCGGGCGATCCCGCGGAGAAGTTCGAGCGACTGGCCGAGGCCGTGGTGACCAACCTGGCCTCGCCCGACATCCTGGCCGTCGAGGAGATCCAGGACGACAGCGGGCCGGCCGACGACGGCACCGTGACCGCCACGGAGACGTTGCGGCTGTTCACGGAAGCGATCGTCGCCGCGGGCGGTCCGCGCTACGCCTGGCGGGGCGTGGACCCGGCGGACGGGGAGGACGGCGGGCAGCCGGGCGGCAACATCCGCGCGGTGCTGCTGTTCAACCCGGAGCGGGTGTCCTTCGTGGACCGGCCGGGCGGCGACGCCACCACCGCGACGGAGGTGGTGACCAGGGGCGGGGTGGCCACGCTGAGCCACTCCCCCGGGCGGATCGCGCCGGCGGACGCGGCCTGGACGGACAGCCGCAAACCGCTGGCCGGCGAGTTCAGGTTCCGGGGCGAGACGGTGCTGGTGATCGCCAACCACTTCGCCTCCAAGGGGGGCGACCAGCCCCTGCACGGCCGCTTCCAGCCGCCGAACCGTGGTTCGGAGACCCAGCGACTCGCGCAGGCGAGGGCGGTGCGGGAGTTCGTCCGGGAGATCGACGCGGCCGATGCCCGACGGCCGGCGAACGTCGTGGTGTTGGGCGATCTCAACGACTTCGAGTTCTCGGCCGTGACGCGCGAGCTGACCGCCGACGGACTGTTGGTGAACGCGCTGGGCACACTGCCGCCCTCGGAGCGCTACACCTATGTCTACGAGGGCAACTCCCAGGTGCTCGACCAGACGCTGGTCTCCCCCACCGTCCGCCGCCCCGAGCTGGACATCGTCCATGTCAACGCCGAGTTCGCGGACCAGGCCAGCGACCACGATCCGCAAGTGCTGCGCTTCCGTCCCTGA
- a CDS encoding DMT family transporter, whose translation MAYLTLSGAILLEIAATTLMKHSDGFNRLWPTVGSLAGYALAFTLLAQTLKTMDMGTAYTLWAGVGTALIAAIGMLFLNEPATTARFLGVGLVIAGVVVLNLGGAH comes from the coding sequence ATGGCCTATCTGACACTGTCCGGCGCCATCCTGCTGGAGATCGCCGCGACCACCCTGATGAAGCACAGCGATGGTTTCAACAGGCTCTGGCCCACGGTCGGCTCGTTGGCCGGCTACGCCCTCGCCTTCACCCTGCTCGCGCAGACCCTCAAGACGATGGACATGGGGACGGCCTACACCCTCTGGGCCGGCGTCGGCACCGCCCTGATCGCCGCCATCGGGATGCTCTTCCTCAACGAGCCGGCGACGACCGCCAGGTTCCTCGGGGTGGGGCTGGTGATCGCCGGTGTCGTGGTGCTCAACCTCGGCGGAGCGCACTGA
- a CDS encoding TetR/AcrR family transcriptional regulator — MPRDSSGDSSGTDDTSLTPGAQRILDVASELFYRRGIHAVGVDTIAAESGVTKRTLYNRFGSKDNLLTTYLETRDRRWRDLIDARLTAEGEDAVRRVLVPFAVLPEWLTESDRGCSFVNAFAELPDTDHPGRKVITDEKKWLRAFFHDRLNEAGVKPTPAGTLAVQLLSLHEGAIVATAIADADDAAQATLSAAEALVTAALEDGAGR; from the coding sequence ATGCCCAGGGACTCATCGGGTGATTCATCGGGTACCGACGACACGAGTCTCACGCCGGGCGCCCAGCGCATTCTCGACGTCGCGTCGGAGCTGTTCTACCGGCGCGGAATCCACGCCGTGGGGGTCGACACCATCGCGGCCGAGTCGGGGGTCACCAAGCGCACGCTCTACAACCGGTTCGGCTCCAAGGACAACCTGCTGACGACCTACCTGGAGACCAGGGATCGCCGCTGGCGTGATCTCATCGACGCCCGGCTGACGGCGGAGGGGGAGGACGCCGTCCGCCGGGTGCTGGTCCCGTTCGCGGTGCTGCCCGAGTGGCTGACCGAATCGGATCGAGGGTGCAGCTTTGTGAATGCCTTCGCCGAACTTCCGGATACTGATCATCCAGGGCGGAAGGTGATCACCGATGAGAAGAAGTGGCTACGAGCGTTCTTCCACGATCGGCTGAACGAGGCCGGCGTGAAGCCGACGCCCGCCGGCACCCTGGCCGTGCAACTGCTGAGCCTGCACGAGGGCGCCATCGTGGCCACCGCGATCGCGGACGCGGACGACGCCGCCCAGGCGACGCTCAGCGCGGCGGAGGCCCTGGTGACGGCCGCGCTTGAGGACGGCGCCGGCCGCTGA
- a CDS encoding pyridoxamine 5'-phosphate oxidase family protein: protein MTPSRVPSEPAVLARLARDRNVWLCTTRPDGSPHVTPVWFVLLGQTWWIGVDGSSVKARNIAHAPTVSLALEDGRHPVVAEGEARPHRAPFAAEVVDAFAAKYDWDVTVPHRPGGARLLIEVPVRRWLFAGSAD, encoded by the coding sequence ATGACTCCGTCCCGCGTCCCGAGCGAGCCCGCCGTCCTGGCCCGACTGGCCCGGGACCGCAACGTCTGGCTCTGCACCACCCGCCCCGACGGCTCGCCCCATGTCACCCCCGTGTGGTTCGTGCTCCTCGGGCAGACCTGGTGGATCGGCGTGGACGGGAGCTCCGTCAAGGCGCGGAACATCGCGCACGCGCCGACGGTCTCCCTCGCGTTGGAGGACGGCCGTCACCCCGTGGTCGCGGAGGGGGAGGCCCGGCCGCACCGCGCCCCCTTCGCGGCCGAGGTCGTCGACGCCTTCGCCGCCAAGTACGACTGGGACGTCACCGTGCCGCACCGGCCAGGGGGCGCCCGGCTGCTGATCGAAGTGCCCGTGCGCCGCTGGCTGTTCGCCGGCTCGGCGGACTGA
- the dapD gene encoding 2,3,4,5-tetrahydropyridine-2,6-dicarboxylate N-succinyltransferase has product MTDETTRTTTTGAVAAGLATLAADGTVLDSWFPTPELTEEAGPAGTERLTAERAAVLLGPDAPDALGPDPRRGVEVIAVRTVISSIDDKPLDAHDVYLRLHLLSHRLVRPHGLSLEGIFALLANVAWTSVGPVPVDGLERARLAARAAGLSFSVSSVDKFPRMSDYVVPSGVRIGDADRVRLGAHLAAGTTVMHEGFCNFNAGTLGTSMVEGRISAGVVIGDGSDVGGGASIMGTLSGGGTQVISVGERCLLGAQSGLGIPLGNDCVVEAGLYLTAGTRVTLPDGAVVKALELAGADNLLFRRHSSTGTVQALVRSGSWGGLNSVLHSHN; this is encoded by the coding sequence ATGACCGACGAGACCACCCGCACCACCACCACCGGCGCCGTCGCCGCCGGCCTCGCCACGCTGGCCGCCGACGGCACCGTGCTCGACAGCTGGTTCCCCACCCCCGAGTTGACCGAGGAGGCGGGGCCCGCCGGTACCGAACGCCTCACCGCCGAGCGCGCCGCCGTGCTCCTCGGCCCCGACGCCCCGGACGCGCTGGGCCCCGACCCGCGGCGTGGCGTGGAGGTGATCGCGGTCCGCACGGTCATCTCCTCCATCGACGACAAGCCGCTGGACGCCCATGACGTCTATCTGCGGCTGCATCTGCTCAGCCACCGTCTGGTCAGGCCGCACGGCCTCAGTCTGGAGGGGATCTTCGCGCTGCTGGCCAACGTCGCCTGGACCAGCGTCGGCCCGGTGCCCGTCGACGGGCTGGAGCGGGCCAGGCTCGCCGCCCGCGCCGCCGGTCTTTCGTTCTCGGTGAGCAGCGTGGACAAGTTCCCCCGGATGTCGGACTACGTGGTGCCCTCCGGGGTCCGGATCGGCGACGCCGACCGGGTCCGGCTGGGCGCGCACCTCGCGGCCGGTACCACCGTGATGCACGAGGGCTTCTGCAACTTCAACGCCGGCACCCTGGGCACCTCCATGGTCGAGGGCCGGATCAGCGCCGGCGTGGTGATCGGCGACGGCTCCGATGTCGGGGGTGGCGCGTCCATCATGGGCACGCTCTCCGGCGGCGGGACGCAGGTCATCTCGGTCGGCGAACGCTGCCTGCTGGGCGCCCAGTCGGGCCTGGGCATCCCGCTGGGGAACGACTGCGTCGTGGAGGCGGGCCTCTACCTCACCGCCGGCACCCGGGTCACCCTGCCGGACGGCGCGGTCGTCAAGGCGCTGGAGCTGGCCGGCGCCGACAACCTGCTCTTCCGTCGCCACTCCAGCACCGGAACGGTGCAGGCACTGGTCCGCTCCGGCAGTTGGGGCGGCCTCAACTCGGTGCTCCACAGCCACAACTGA
- a CDS encoding TetR/AcrR family transcriptional regulator produces the protein MVPRRHDPDRRERILAAAVRVVRSRGIDGVTHRAVAAEADVPLGSTTYHFASGDALLLAALERLNDGWLRSFEEWMAVADEAPSLTEHLVRFVDVSLGPHRESTESVYAVYFAGLNRPVVRPTAARCLDEMVRLLRPLVADEGTARAVVSLLDGLTIQLLLTGRPHRPEETREWLGRLLPETGSRPAAPTG, from the coding sequence ATGGTGCCGCGCCGACACGATCCGGACCGCCGCGAGCGGATCCTGGCCGCCGCCGTCCGGGTGGTGCGGAGCCGGGGCATCGACGGGGTCACCCACCGCGCCGTCGCCGCCGAGGCCGATGTGCCGCTCGGCTCCACCACCTACCACTTCGCAAGCGGTGACGCGCTGCTGCTGGCCGCCCTGGAACGGCTCAACGACGGCTGGCTGCGCTCCTTCGAGGAGTGGATGGCCGTGGCCGACGAGGCGCCCTCGCTCACCGAGCATCTGGTGCGGTTCGTCGACGTCTCGCTCGGGCCGCACCGCGAGTCGACCGAATCCGTCTACGCGGTCTACTTCGCCGGCCTCAACCGCCCGGTGGTGCGGCCGACCGCCGCGCGCTGCCTGGACGAGATGGTGCGGCTGCTCAGGCCCCTGGTGGCGGACGAGGGCACCGCGCGGGCGGTGGTGTCGCTGTTGGACGGTCTGACCATCCAACTGCTGCTCACCGGCCGTCCGCACCGCCCCGAGGAGACCAGGGAGTGGCTCGGCCGACTGCTCCCCGAGACCGGTTCGCGGCCGGCCGCCCCCACCGGTTAG
- the dapA gene encoding 4-hydroxy-tetrahydrodipicolinate synthase has translation MRLGPFGRCAAAMITPFTEDGALDPAGAERLADHLVARGGCDALVINGTTGESPTTSDAEKTALTRAVTSAVGGRAKVVAGVGTADTRHSVELARAAQAAGADGLLVVTPYYSRPTQEAIVQHLLTVADATELPVMLYDIPARTGEGTALTADSLRRLAEHPKIVAVKDCSFDLLKAGTVLADTELAYYAGSDELNLPLLAIGASGVVSTAANVVGAQVRAVIDAFAAGERETAARRHRALLPLVSALTVHAPGTVTVKALFRAAGLPGGPVRPPLLPADEELTARLATALRGAVAQP, from the coding sequence ATGCGACTGGGACCCTTTGGCCGCTGCGCGGCTGCGATGATCACACCCTTTACCGAGGACGGCGCCCTCGACCCGGCCGGGGCCGAGCGGCTGGCCGACCATCTGGTGGCCAGGGGCGGCTGCGACGCCCTGGTGATCAACGGCACCACGGGTGAGTCGCCGACCACGAGCGACGCCGAGAAGACGGCCCTGACCAGGGCGGTGACCAGCGCGGTCGGCGGCCGGGCGAAGGTGGTCGCCGGCGTCGGCACGGCCGACACCCGGCATTCCGTCGAGCTGGCGCGGGCCGCCCAAGCCGCCGGCGCTGACGGCCTGTTGGTGGTGACGCCCTACTACTCCCGGCCCACCCAGGAGGCGATCGTCCAGCATCTGCTGACCGTCGCCGACGCCACCGAACTGCCGGTGATGCTCTACGACATCCCGGCCCGCACCGGCGAGGGCACCGCGCTGACGGCCGACTCGCTGCGCCGGCTCGCCGAACACCCGAAGATCGTCGCGGTCAAGGACTGCTCGTTCGACCTGCTGAAGGCCGGCACGGTGCTCGCCGACACCGAGCTGGCCTACTACGCGGGCAGCGACGAGCTGAACCTGCCGCTGCTGGCCATCGGCGCCAGCGGTGTGGTCAGCACGGCGGCCAACGTGGTGGGCGCGCAGGTGCGGGCGGTGATCGACGCCTTCGCCGCCGGCGAGCGGGAGACGGCCGCGCGACGCCATCGCGCGCTGCTGCCCCTGGTGTCGGCGCTCACCGTGCACGCACCGGGCACGGTGACCGTCAAGGCGCTGTTCCGCGCCGCCGGCCTGCCGGGCGGCCCGGTGCGCCCGCCGCTGCTGCCCGCCGACGAGGAGCTGACCGCCCGGCTGGCGACGGCGCTGCGCGGCGCCGTGGCCCAGCCGTAG